CAAGGATTCAATCACGGAATTAGTAGCCACGTTGCAGAAAAGGGCAATCTTCTTGCGCATTTCCGGCGGAATAGGGTACTCAGAACGGCACACCAGAATGTCTGGCTGCACGCCGGCCTCAGACAAGGCTTTTACAGAGTGCTGCGTGGGCTTGGTCTTTAACTCGCCGGCGGCTTTCAGGTACGGCAACAAGGTCAGGTGAATCACCACGGAGTCATTGGGATTCAAATCCCAGCGCAGCTGGCGTACGGCCTCAATAAACGGCAGAGACTCAATATCTCCTACACACCCGCCGATCTCTGTGATGACCACGTCAAACTCTCCGCTTTGGCCCAAAAGCAACATGCGGCGCTTGATTTCATCTGTGATATGAGGAACCACCTGCACGGTCTTGCCCAAATAGGCGCCTTGGCGCTCCTGGGTAATTACGTGGTTGTAAATGCGGCCGGTAGTGACGTTGTTGGCCTGTGAAGTGGGGGTGTCTAAGAAGCGTTCGTAGTGGCCCAGGTCCAGGTCGGTCTCAGCACCGTCATCGGTGACAAAGCATTCGCCGTGCTCATACGGGTTGAGCGTGCCTGGGTCAATGTTAATGTAGGGGTCAAATTTTTGGATTGTTACCGAGAATCCTCTGGCCTGTAAGAGTTTAGCCAGTGATGCAGAGATGATGCCTTTTCCAAGGGAGGAGGTGACACCCCCGGTAACAAAAACGTATTTCGCAGAAGCCATAAGTAGTGGTTGTCTTATGGACTGCAAAGTTACTTGAAAATCTTAGACCTACCTGATAAATGTTCACCAACTCAGCAGAAATACGGAGCGGGAATTAGAAGAAAGTCCGTTTTTGGCCTGTTTTCCAAGAATTAGGCCAAAAACGACGCTATTGCTTACTTTCTAGCCACAGGATGGAATTACCCGTGCGGTACTCGTTCTGTTCCCACAGCGGATTAGCAGGGTCCAGGATCCATTCTCCGTCTACAATGAATTTATAGCGGTTCTTGCCCATGGGCAGGAAAACGGGCAGTTGCCAGTCATTGCCCACTTTGCGCATGGGGTTGCCTTCTGGGTTCCAGTTGTTAAAATCTCCGGCCACAGACACTCTTTTGGCTTGGGGCCGGTTCTTGAACACAAACGTGTAGTTAGGCTGAAAGACCAGCAAGGAGTTTCCGTCGCGCGCGTGGCCAGGTGGCAGGTTTTTGGGGTCTGCCATCCATTGGCCGTCCACAATAAACTTATATTCATGGTTACCGGGGCCCAAAGTGTAGGGCAGCTCCCAGCCGGTGGCCGTTTTGCGCATGAACAATTCGTGCTCTTTCCAATTGTTGAAGCTGCCAGATAGAACCACTTTCTGGGCCTGCGGGAATCCGTCTAACGTAAATACATGCGACGCCCCGCGCCGAACGACTGAATTAAAGCCGCCGTTCTCATCTGGTAACTTTTCTGCGTTGGCCACATCCTGGTACCATTTTCCGTCTACTATGAACTTATAACTATGTGTGCCCTGGTTCAGGTAGAGAGGGAGTTGCCAGCCTTCAGCGGTTTTCACCATGGCCAGCTCGCGTTCACGCCATTCATTGAAAGAACCCGCCAGAAATACTTTTCGGGCGTTGAGAAAGCCTTTTAAGGAGAACAAGTGATTGGGCACGAAGAACACAGAATTCACGTTGCCATGGCCGTCATCTTCCCAGATTTGGTTGTCGCGGTCCGTAGTCCAGTTGCCATCCACCACAAATTTGTACCAATGCTTGCCCGGGCTGAGTTTTAAATTGGCCACCCAGCCGCTGTCAGTTTTATGCATGGCCAGGTTATCCTCTGACCATGTATTGAAGCTCCCCGCCAGGTACACTTTTCTGGCCTGAGGGTTGCCCTTCAGGTAAAAAGTGACCACAGAATCCTTCACAGTAAAAGGCGCTTTGTTCCTGAATTTGTTGACCGCATATTTAACCTGATGGTTGGCCGCCGCGCTGGCCTCGGGCCCCAGCACCTTTTCCGTCATCCTTAATTTCTCCAGCGAGTTGGCCACGTTAACTGAGCCCAGCAAGCTCTTGCTGATCACAAAAAGGTTGCCGGCCATTTCTACCTGCCACCCTTGCTGCTCCAGAGAGTCTGCCAACTGTTTTTGGAACAAGCGCTCTAAGCCCAGGTCATGGAGGTTAAACTGCACCATGAAGCTGTCTAAAGCCGCGGGGGAGAGGTTCTTGCTCAACTCAATGTGCATCTTGCCGTCTTTCACGGAATATTTTTTCACCGCCGTTTGGGCATGCGTTGCTGGCAGCCCCAAAAAGAGGGCAAGCAGCAGGCAGCAGCTCAGGTGCACCCATCTTACAAGCAGCGTACGGTTGTGCATCACTTCCATATATACATCTTTCGGGTCACGAAATTAAAGCCGATCTTATTTTTGTTAAACGATAGAAAATCAAAGCCCAGCACGCCCTGAATACACCCGTTGTAAGAGAAACAGGTATTGCCCAGGTTGGTGATTAAAACCGGCATGCTGCCAATGGCTTGGTTCCCGAGGGTAAGGTTGTTGGCCGTGCCGGTCAGGGCTTCCACCTTTTTGGTGCCGGTTCCATTCACCAAAACACGGCCCGTGATGATAACGTTCTCAAACACCTTGTTAGAAAGGCGGGAGTCCAGCAGATTGGTTTCGGCGCCGCAGTCAATGATGAAATCCAGGTTTTTGCCTTCCATCACCAGCCGGGCCACAATCCGATTGTCTTTCAGGTCGATGGGCACGGTCTGGTAAGCCGTAGTATCTGCCAAAAGTTTGCTGCGGTAGGTCTGGGCCTGTTTCTTGGCAATCTGATGGACGTACAATAGGCTGTTTTCATAGTCAATAATCAATTCGCACTGCCTGAACAGCTCCATGCCCAACAATCCCAGAATCCTGATGCCTTTGGTGTTTTCAATGTGACCCAAGTCTATCAAATCGGCTTTGGGTCTAACGAATTTCATCTCCCCGAAGGCGAAATTTTTCACCTGGGTTCTTATGGCGGGGGCAGCCGTCCCCGACACGCTGGTTCTCTCAGTGCCCTTCACGGGAATTTTAGGATACTGCCGGAAGTAGATGATGTTCAAGACTAGATGCTGCGCGCCCGTGTCCAGAATGAAATTGCCCGAGGTGGAGTCTGCCGTGCCTTGCAGAATGATGAGATTGCCTGCCCTGGTAAACGGAATGACGCTGGTCACGGAGTCTGGACCCGCAAAGGGAGAAGGCAACGTTCTAAAGGTGAGATTGCCCAAAGAGATGCTGCCACCCGTTTCTGAGCCAGGCATGCCCATTCCCCGGCTCGCCCAGAGGCAAAGCAGAAAAACGAAGGCTACTCTCAGGGATATTTTCAAAGGAACAAGAACGATGACAGAATAAGAGCACGAAGAAACCAGAATTTTGGGAGAAAGTAAATACTGTGGCAACTTGCGGTCAAGGAAGAATCGTTTCGTTTTGGGGCTGTTTCCCAGAAAACAGCCCAAAAACGAAACGCTTATTGGTCTGTTTTTCTAGGGAGCTTGTAGCCCACGGCAAAGCTCACAATCTTATAGTCATTGTAAGAAAGCCCCAGGTTTTCTACCTGCGCGTACGCCTTCCAGTTCTTATAATAGAAACCAGCCCCGTACGTAAACTTAGGCAGCAGGATGCTGGTAACGCCAAAGTTCATGAACGGCAGTAGTTTCTCCTCAAAGGACTGGTTGAAATTGTATTGTAGCAGCAGCGGGATTCTAATGTAGTGGCGGTCATTGAAGGAATTTCTCTCCGCTGTGGTAAGAGGAAACCTCTTGGGAGACACGTCCTTGTTGTAATAGTACATGTACATGTAATTCACCCCGATGACCGAAGAAATGCGTCGGCTCAGGTCTGGCTCCATGATGTCCCAGAAAAATCCCAGCGAATACCCTTGGCTCTGAGAGATGTTATTATCACCCGGCGAATAATACCGGTTAAAGGATGTCTCAATGCCGTGTCTCACTATGGCTTTGGATGAGCTTTTCAGTTCCTGAGTGACCATCTGCGGGTTCTTGCAGGCATTGTAGCGGGTCACTATTTCATTTATGTCTTTGTCTTGAAAGGCGGTCTTGTCATAATCATTGTTCGTGATCATGCCGCAATCCTGGAACAAAGCCTTCAGCATGCCCTGGTACCTGTTCTGGACAATGTAGGTGCCGTTAACATACAATTTAAACTTGGCCAGGGTGTAAAAGGCGGTGTCTTTTTTAAGGATGTAGTAAAAGGCGTGGTTTGCGTCTTGTTCTTCCACCTGCAAAGCCACTTTGTACAATTCGGTGTAGCCCTTCAGCCAAACTTTGGCAAACCTTCTGGTTTCAACCGGCGTGCCATTCACCCTGATGGAAACAGGCACCAACCGGAAGTGCATCTGCTCCTTTACAAACCCAAAGCCTTCCAGGTTGGAATTGTCAAAATGTTGAGTGGCTGTGTCGTTTTTAGGTTTGAAGGTAATGCCCAGGGTTAAGGCTTTTTCATCGGTCCATTCAATTTGCCCATACACCGTGTCTTGTTTTTGCAGAATGTAGGCGTCTTTATAAAACCCTTGGGCAAAGATTTCTTGATGACCAGATGCGGTCTGGAGACAGAAAATAAATAGAATAGTGCAGGTAACCTTAGAATACATTTTAAGATCAGATGTTAAAGGAAGTATAGGATATTCAATGCAAGATAGGTGCTTCCTCGTTTTTGGCCTGTTTCTCAGAAAATTGGCCAAAAACGAGGAAGCATGAAAAATGTGGCCAAAGGTAAGATTATTCCATTGCCCTCAGAATAACTTGGTCTCCCTTCTGGAAGCTATTCTTTTGCGTTTTCACCGTCGCCATGGTTTCAGCGGTTTGGACTTGAACCTCCAGGAAACTGCCAAAATAAAACACCTCAACCACTTGGCCGGCCAAGCCCGTTTGCTCAGGAGCGTGCAGTAGCAGGTTTTCGGGGCGTATGAAACCAGTATTCGCCTTAGGCGAGGTGCCCTTATAGAGTTGCCGTACTTCCTGTTCTGAAAAAGTAGTAAACTCTCCAAACAATCCGGCCACGTAAGCATCCTTGGGGAGTTGGTAGATTTGTTCTGGTGTGCCGGTTTGAATTAGATGGCCGTCTTTTAGCACCAGAATATGCTCTGCCCAAGAAAGGGTGTCATGCGGGTCATGCGAAATGAGGGTGCAGGTGATGTCCAGTTCCTGGCTTATGTCTTGGATGACGGTCTTGAGGGTGTTCTTGTGAATCTTGTCCAGGTTGGAGAAAGGCTCATCTAGCAACAAGAGGCTGGGAGAGGAGGTGAGCAGCAGGGCCAGGGCAATCCGTTGGCGTTCTCCGCCAGACAATTCATCTGTGCGGCGGCTTAGCAGGTGTTCAATCTGGCAAATCTCATACAGGTTCTGGGCTTCAGAGGCACTGAGGGAGTTGGCATACCGCAGCACCTGCTCCACGCGCAGAAAAGCCGGCAGCTCATATTGCTGAGACAGATAGGCAATGCCTTCATGGCCTGCTACCAACTTCTCCTGAGGGCCCAGTACGCGCTCTCCTTCAAAATGAACCGTTCCCGCATCTGGCTGAATCAAGCCGGCCATGATTTTGAGCAGCGTGCTTTTGCCCGCCCCGGTTTCGCCGGCAATGGCAATCTTCTGCCCTTTAGTCTGAGAAAAGGAAATGTTCTGAAGCACTACGCCTCTGGCATCTGTTTTCTCAATGCCAGTTACTTGTAAAAAGGTCATGTATTTAATTTGAAGGGTATTCCCTTACGGAAGGATTGAAAGATTTGCCGGCAAGAGGAAAGGAAGGTAGAGGGTCTTGCATTAGCGCTGTCGTTTTTGGGCTCTTTTCCAGGAAACAGCCCAAAAACGACAGCGCTGCTAAAACTTAGGCTTGGTAAGTGTCTAAGGCTTCTAGCAGATGGAGCATCATTTCTTCGGTTAGGTCCAGGTGGGTAACCAACCGGATCATCTGCGGCCCGAAGGAGGAGGCGAGAATACTTTTGTCTTTCAGGTAGTTCAGGTACTGCTCTGTATTCACGTGGTCCTCCAACCGGAAGATGATGATGTTGGTTTCTACGGGTACTACTTCGGCCACGTAATCTGCCAGGGCCAGCGTCTGACCAATCTGCTTGGCGCGGTCATGGTCTACCTGCAGGCGCTCTACATTGTTTTGGAGCGCATACAAACCCGCCGCTGCCATGTACCCGGCCTGGCGCCAGCCGCCACCTAACACTTTGCGCACGCGTTTAGCCTTCTCAATGAAGTTTTTCTTACCCAGCAGCACAGAGCCAACAGGAGCGCCCAGCCCTTTGGAGAGGCACACGGAGATGGAGTCAAAATAGGTGCCATAGTCCAAGGCATTGTCACCGGAGGCGGTGAGGGCATTGAACACGCGGGCGCCGTCCAGGTGCAGGGGAATGCCGTGCTTTTTGCAGACCTCAGAAATGGCGGAAATTTCAGCTAAAGTGTAAAAAGAGCCGCCTCCTTTGTTGCAGGTATTCTCCAGAGACACCAGGCTGGTCACCGGAAAATGGACGTTGTCTGGATTGATGCCGGCTTCTACCTGCTGGGGCGTGATTTTACCACGGTAGCCGTCCACCAGATGCACAGAGGCCGAGGAGTTGAAAGCGATGCCGCCCACTTCATACACGTAAATGTGGCTGGTTTTCTCGCAGATGACCTCTGAGAGCGGCTGCGTGTGCATTTTGATGGCAATCTGGTTGGTCATGGTGCCAGAAGGGCAGAAGAGCCCGGCCTCCATCCCAAACAGGCTGGCGCAATACTCCTGCAACTCATTCACGGTGGGGTCCTCGCTGTACACGTCATCGCCTACGGGGGCGTTGAACATGGCGTGCAGCATGGCAGGAGTGGGTTTGGTGACCGTGTCACTACGAAGGTCTATGGTATTCATCTGTTTTTCTTCGGGTAAATATTGAGAATGTAAAATTAATGACTTACTTTTGCGATTCAATTTTAAATATTGACCGATGGCAGTTACTAGATTAAAAAGAAAAGACCGTAAGAATAAGGCAAGACAAAACAACAAGCAGCGCGTGATCAAGCAATTGTTGATGACCCCTGTAATTAAGAACGTTGATATTGAGGAGCTGAAGGCCCGCTTTACCAACGCCCCAGCCCAAACGGCTGCTGCTGAGTAATTTCGCGTTTTTTCGTTCGCCTGCTGCCTTTCGGCAAACACCATAGACAACGCGATATTCTTATTCCAGAAATAGTAAAGTGTAACCTACCCGGTTACACTTTTTTTATGCCCATACCTTTAGGCGCGCTTGCCCAGCTCAATGACCTGCAGCTTCTGTACCTTGCCGGCCTCCACCTCAAACCGGAGCATGGTCCTTATTTTATGAAAGCCGTGCCTGCCCGCCGCCCCGGGGTTCAAGTGCAGCAGGTTGCCGTGTTTGGGATCTGTCATGACCTTGAGTGTATGGGAGTGACCACAGATAAAAAGGCCCGGCGGATTGGCTTGAATCATGGCCCGTACCTCGGGCGCATACTTGCCCGGATAGCCGCCAATATGCGTCATGAGTACGTCCAGACCGTTGCAGTCAAAGCGTAAGTTCTTGGGGTGCAGGTACCTGATATCCTTGTCATCTATGTTGCCGTACACCCCCCGCAGCGGCGCCACCTGGGCCAATCGTTCAGAAACATCCACGCTGCCAAAATCGCCCGCATGCCAAATCTCATCACACCCCTCCAACAAGGCCAGAATGCGGTCATCTAGGTAACTGTGCGTGTCTGAGAGTAAACCGATTTTCATTGAGTGAATGGGTGAATGAGTGATTGCGAGAATGTTAAATAGTCTTCAATACGTAGTTAAAAAAGTAAAACACCGTTTTTGGGCTGTTTTCATGAAATCAAGCCAAAAACGGTGTCACAGAAAAATCATTATTCATTCTCTCAATCACTCATTCACTCATTTATTTTCCCCACGTTTCAGGGGATTGGCGCCATTGGGAGAGGGTATCAATGGAATCTGCGGAGATGTAGTCCTGCTCGGCGGCGATCTTTACCAAAGTATTGTAGTCGCTGAGGCAGAGGGTGGGGATGTGGGCCTGGGCAAAATTGGCCTCGGCCTGCGGGAAGCCGTAGGTGAAAATGGCGGCCATGCCAATGACCTCGCCACCGGCGGCTTGCACGGCTTTGGCGGCTTTGAGGGAGCTTCCGCCGGTAGAAATAAGGTCCTCAATGAGCACTATTTTCTGGCCGGGCTCTAATTTTCCTTCAATTTGATTGCCCATTCCATGGCTTTTTGGCTCGGGGCGTACGTATAAATACGGCAAATCCAGGAGGTCTGCCACCAGGGCGCCCTGGGCAATGCCCGCGGTGGCCACGCCGGCAATGGCCTGCACCTCTGGGAAGCGCTGCTGAATGGCCTGCGCCAAAGCATTTTTAATATAGCTGCGAATATGCGGAAAGGAGAGCGTGACGCGATTGTCGCAGTAAATTGGAGAGTTCCACCCGGAACTCCACTGGAACGGCTGCTGAGGCCGTAGGCGCACTGCTTGGGTTTCTAACAAGTAGGCGGCTATCTGGGCGGCGGTGTCTGTCTGTGGCATGGGCGAAAATAAGCAAAAGGCTTCAGCTTTTCCGTTCTAAAGTGCCTTGTACAATGCAAATTTTCTTTCTTATTTTGTGAGCTATCACGCTCTGTCTATAAGCGAACTTACATGAATGTCTTTATCAACGACATCCCACTGATTATTAAAAAGACCAGTGAAAAGATCTTTAAGCACCAATATGACCTGGTGCTAGATAAGGACGACCAATTTACCTCCAAGGACCTGGTGGGCGACGTGCTCTTTAGAGAAGTGGACGCCGTGCTCATTGACCGCCTGGTGCGCCTCATGGAGGTAAAAAAGCTCAAGAAGCTGGACTCCATCACGCTGGTCACTGACAAGAAAAAGAAGCTCATTGAGCACTTGAAGGACCAGTTCAAGATCATCAAAGCCGCCGGCGGTTTGGTGGTAAAGGACGGCAAGATTCTCATGATCCACCGCCTGGGCGTGTGGGACCTACCCAAAGGCAAGCTGGACAAAGGCGAAGAAGTACAGTTGGGCGCCCTGCGCGAAGTGGAGGAGGAGTGCAACATCAAAGTAGCCATTACCGGTGATCTCCCCAATACCTGGCACTCCTATGCCTACAAAGGCAAGAAAATCCTAAAGAAGACCAGCTGGTTTACCATGCAGTGCCTGGATGACAGCCTCATGCGCCCGCAAGCAGAGGAGTCCATAGAAGAGGTGCGCTTCATGACGCCCGAGGAGGTAGTAGAGCTACTGCCAGATTCTTATACCTCGGTGGAGTTTGTGATCAGGCATTATTTGGCTTCAATGAAGAAAGCTGGAAAGGAATAAAATCCTGCACGTTGCCGCCAAACCGGTGAATTTCCCTGATAATTGATGAGTTAATGGCCGCCAGCCTGGGCGATGTGATTAGAAACACCGTCTCTAGTTCTGGGTTCACGTGCCGGTTGGCCTGCGCAATGGTATTCTCATACTCAAAATCAGTAGTGTTGCGCAAACCTCTCAATAAAAACTTGGCACCCACTTCCTTAGCGAAATCTGCCGTTAGACCTTTATAGGCCTGTACCCACACCTTCGGGTTGTCCTTGAAGACGTCCTCTATAATCTGCACCATGTCCTCAACCGAAAAATAGCGGCTCTTGCTGCTGTTGTTGCCAATGGAGATGATGATATTGTCAAACAATTCACAGCCCCGCTGTACTACATCATAATGTCCGTTGGTGAATGGGTCAAAAGAGCCAGGAAAGAGGGCAATGCGTTTCATAGAAGCAGATTGGTGAGAGTCAATTGTGCCACGAAGATGGTAAATTATTTCTTTGCCTAGTTTGGCATTAGCCAGTAAATATTCTCTGAGATCCGTTTTTGGCTTGTTTTCTGGAAACAAGGCTAAAAACGGTAGACCTGCCTTATTGGCTTCATAGGCTTGAGGGATAACGATTTGGCTATGCGGCCGCGGAGCTGCCGTAGAGGTGTAGTTGGTAGTAGTTATTCTTAATTTTAATAACCTTTAGAACCTATAACTTCAATTCTAGGTCCAAATGGAACAGGGAAATTATAAATGAATATTCCGTTACCGTATTCAACTATATTTTCAATACCATTTTTAAGACAAATATTTAAAACATATATAAAGCTCCAATATTTTGCTTTATGATTAAACTGGATAAAAACTCCCTGTCGTTTTTGTTTTTGGATTCTTTGTCTTTCAATTTCTATTCTAGCTATATTAAGAATAACACTGTCTTTTTTATTATCTCCTTCCAATCTAAAAGTCTTATAATGTTTTAGTATAGGTAATTCTGGTGGTCTAAATGGTCCATAAGTTTTATTAGGGTCCCAGAATGAAATTTCTATAATAGAAAGATTCTTATAAGTTTTATTAAACTGAAATATTAAATAAAGGGCTGTGATTAATAATAACAATTTAGTAGTAACCCTACCATTTTTTAGTATATTATTTTTTAAATCCATAAAGCGCCTGCATTTTAAGCAAGATGCAATTCTGTTTATTTTTCCATAAAATAAAATTCCTTTAATTACTACCCACTACCAACTACCAAATAAACCGAACTATCCGGCTTATCTGCACTATGGGTGGAGTGGTAAAGCCACTTTTTAAAGTCAATCTACCTTTCTGTTACTCACAAAAATGCAGGCTGTACATGTCAAAGTTGCGGTGCTCAAAGAGGGCGTCAAAGCGGTAGCTGTAGCCTACGCCGGTTGGTTTCTTCCCGAGCTGTACATGGCGTATGTATTTGCGCAGCACGTCAAACAGTTCTGAGTGCACCATAAGCTCGCCCCACACAAAGACATGGTCCTGGTCTGGGTTCATCTTCTTCTCCTGCAGCACAAATAAGATGTAGTAAATGAAGTCTTCCTGTGACGTGAAGTAGAAAGAATTACAGAACTCCAGTCGTGTGTCTTGCAACACCACCAGCGTCACGTAGTTCTTGTCAACGTAGACGTAGAGTTGGGGTCTTGGATTGCGCTCGGCCATGTGCAGGAAGCCTTCCATGAGGCTGGAGGTCTGGTGCACAAACTCAACCTCAGTGGTTTCAAAATGGCCCTCGGCCCAGGCTTGTAGTTTGGTGGGCACCGTGAAGACGTTGATCAGTTCCAGCCGTGGGTGGGCATACTGGTGCACCAGTTCAGTGGCCAGGTCCAGTTCAGCGTTTAGTTGCAGGTATTCTTCACGGGCGTTCACCTCAAATAAAGTCTCTGGAATGAGCGTGAACTGCTGGCTTTTGATGGCTATGCGCACCGTCTGCCACTGTCTCTGCTGCAAGATGGGACTGTGCTCGGTTAAAGACCTCAGGTACTGGATGGCGCCGTCAACGCTCACGGGTCTGTTGGACTCATAGTCCTCCAGGGCCACAAACTTGTTGCGCTCTGTGTCCAGCACGCCTAAACGCAGCCGGTGCGCCCCAAAACAGAAATACAGGTGGGCATGGGCAGAGGCAGACACGTCAAAGGCGTCATCTACCACGCGTTGCGATTGCTTATAAGCGGCGGCTAGGCTGTCCAAAAGAAAGGGCGTAGAGGTAATACATACAGAACAGCACGTACCGGCTGTCCAATAGCTACAATAATACAGATTTTACCGCAACCATGCACGCCCAATAGCAGCGCTCCTCTTTAGAGATGGAGCAAGCGCGTCTGCAATGAATTATGAATCAAGGGGAAAGAAGAAGCCTAGCTCAGGAAGTCAAATCTGGGAATGAAGAGATCGTCCATGTTCACCAAGCCGTGCAGCACCGGGTGAAGCTCTTCGCGCTGCAGGGCAAACATGTCCCGCACGCTTAAAAAACGCACCTCTTCCAGCAACTGGGCCTCCAGGCTGTGCTCAGGATCAGAGCCCATCAATAGTTCGCCAGAGACCAGTTTCACCTCAAAGAACAGTTCAATGGCGTGCAAGGGCGGTTTCAAAAACTCATGCAGGTACAGGAACCTGGCCACTTCCACAATAAGACCGGTTTCCTCTTTAAACTCCCGTCGCAGGCAGTCTTTCACCTTTTCGCCGTATTCCAGTCCACCCCCCGGCGGAATCCAGAAAGAGCCATCCACGAAGGCAGCCTTGTGCCGGGCCAGTAGCAGCGTGTTGTTATGGATGAGGAGTCCGCAGACCCTGACGCGTGTTTTAAAACTATATGATTCCGCTAGCGGATGAATGTTCTCCATAGGTTGTAGGGCAGACCATAAGGCCGTACTTTTGCCAAATGATGCAGACGTATAATCCTCAGTTCAGAGATACGGTAAAAGAAAAACTTCAGCGGCAATTTTACATGCATTTGTTGGGTTTTGAAATAGACACCATAGAAATTGGAAGGGTAGAGGGCCATCTGGCCATGGAAGAGAAGCACAAGCAGCACAAAGGCTTCGCGCACGGCGGCGTCACGGCTACTTTGGCAGATATTGTGATGGGCTTTGCCGCCGTGACTTTGGTGCCCGCAGACCACCACGTGGTGACCGTTGACCTGCGTGTGTCCTACCTAAACCCCGGTTTGGGTACCAAGTTGATTGCCAAAGGCTGGGTGATCAAACAGGGCCGCAAATTGAACTTTTGTGAGGCAGAAATCTATTCTGAAGGAGACCAAGGGCAGCAGATCTTAATTGCCAAAGCCTCGGCCACAATGGCTACCTTGCACCCCGAAGACTCCAAGCCCCAACACTAGCATGAACCCCGCCGAAGCCTTACGCAAGAGCTTTCCCTTTGAACCTACCGCTGACCAGGCGGCCCTCTTCCAGAAGCTGGAGCAGTTCATTCTGCGCAAAACCGGCCTCAAGGAAGTGTTCATGCTCAAAGGCTTCGCTGGTACGGGCAAGACCACCGTGGTGAGCGCCCTGGTGAAAATCCTGAACAAGTTTGGCTACAAGTACGTGCTGCTGGCGCCCACCGGCCGGGCGGCCAAGGTAATGGCCACCTACACCGGCAAACCGGCCTCTACCATCCACAAGAAAATCTATAAGCAGACCGCCAATGCCTACTCAGACGGCCTGTC
The nucleotide sequence above comes from Nibribacter ruber. Encoded proteins:
- a CDS encoding aspartyl protease family protein, whose translation is MPGSETGGSISLGNLTFRTLPSPFAGPDSVTSVIPFTRAGNLIILQGTADSTSGNFILDTGAQHLVLNIIYFRQYPKIPVKGTERTSVSGTAAPAIRTQVKNFAFGEMKFVRPKADLIDLGHIENTKGIRILGLLGMELFRQCELIIDYENSLLYVHQIAKKQAQTYRSKLLADTTAYQTVPIDLKDNRIVARLVMEGKNLDFIIDCGAETNLLDSRLSNKVFENVIITGRVLVNGTGTKKVEALTGTANNLTLGNQAIGSMPVLITNLGNTCFSYNGCIQGVLGFDFLSFNKNKIGFNFVTRKMYIWK
- a CDS encoding ATP-binding cassette domain-containing protein, producing the protein MTFLQVTGIEKTDARGVVLQNISFSQTKGQKIAIAGETGAGKSTLLKIMAGLIQPDAGTVHFEGERVLGPQEKLVAGHEGIAYLSQQYELPAFLRVEQVLRYANSLSASEAQNLYEICQIEHLLSRRTDELSGGERQRIALALLLTSSPSLLLLDEPFSNLDKIHKNTLKTVIQDISQELDITCTLISHDPHDTLSWAEHILVLKDGHLIQTGTPEQIYQLPKDAYVAGLFGEFTTFSEQEVRQLYKGTSPKANTGFIRPENLLLHAPEQTGLAGQVVEVFYFGSFLEVQVQTAETMATVKTQKNSFQKGDQVILRAME
- a CDS encoding threonine aldolase family protein, which translates into the protein MNTIDLRSDTVTKPTPAMLHAMFNAPVGDDVYSEDPTVNELQEYCASLFGMEAGLFCPSGTMTNQIAIKMHTQPLSEVICEKTSHIYVYEVGGIAFNSSASVHLVDGYRGKITPQQVEAGINPDNVHFPVTSLVSLENTCNKGGGSFYTLAEISAISEVCKKHGIPLHLDGARVFNALTASGDNALDYGTYFDSISVCLSKGLGAPVGSVLLGKKNFIEKAKRVRKVLGGGWRQAGYMAAAGLYALQNNVERLQVDHDRAKQIGQTLALADYVAEVVPVETNIIIFRLEDHVNTEQYLNYLKDKSILASSFGPQMIRLVTHLDLTEEMMLHLLEALDTYQA
- a CDS encoding metallophosphoesterase family protein; the encoded protein is MKIGLLSDTHSYLDDRILALLEGCDEIWHAGDFGSVDVSERLAQVAPLRGVYGNIDDKDIRYLHPKNLRFDCNGLDVLMTHIGGYPGKYAPEVRAMIQANPPGLFICGHSHTLKVMTDPKHGNLLHLNPGAAGRHGFHKIRTMLRFEVEAGKVQKLQVIELGKRA
- the pyrE gene encoding orotate phosphoribosyltransferase yields the protein MPQTDTAAQIAAYLLETQAVRLRPQQPFQWSSGWNSPIYCDNRVTLSFPHIRSYIKNALAQAIQQRFPEVQAIAGVATAGIAQGALVADLLDLPYLYVRPEPKSHGMGNQIEGKLEPGQKIVLIEDLISTGGSSLKAAKAVQAAGGEVIGMAAIFTYGFPQAEANFAQAHIPTLCLSDYNTLVKIAAEQDYISADSIDTLSQWRQSPETWGK
- a CDS encoding NUDIX hydrolase, giving the protein MNVFINDIPLIIKKTSEKIFKHQYDLVLDKDDQFTSKDLVGDVLFREVDAVLIDRLVRLMEVKKLKKLDSITLVTDKKKKLIEHLKDQFKIIKAAGGLVVKDGKILMIHRLGVWDLPKGKLDKGEEVQLGALREVEEECNIKVAITGDLPNTWHSYAYKGKKILKKTSWFTMQCLDDSLMRPQAEESIEEVRFMTPEEVVELLPDSYTSVEFVIRHYLASMKKAGKE
- the coaD gene encoding pantetheine-phosphate adenylyltransferase, coding for MKRIALFPGSFDPFTNGHYDVVQRGCELFDNIIISIGNNSSKSRYFSVEDMVQIIEDVFKDNPKVWVQAYKGLTADFAKEVGAKFLLRGLRNTTDFEYENTIAQANRHVNPELETVFLITSPRLAAINSSIIREIHRFGGNVQDFIPFQLSSLKPNNA
- a CDS encoding DUF3822 family protein: MDSLAAAYKQSQRVVDDAFDVSASAHAHLYFCFGAHRLRLGVLDTERNKFVALEDYESNRPVSVDGAIQYLRSLTEHSPILQQRQWQTVRIAIKSQQFTLIPETLFEVNAREEYLQLNAELDLATELVHQYAHPRLELINVFTVPTKLQAWAEGHFETTEVEFVHQTSSLMEGFLHMAERNPRPQLYVYVDKNYVTLVVLQDTRLEFCNSFYFTSQEDFIYYILFVLQEKKMNPDQDHVFVWGELMVHSELFDVLRKYIRHVQLGKKPTGVGYSYRFDALFEHRNFDMYSLHFCE
- a CDS encoding NUDIX domain-containing protein, giving the protein MENIHPLAESYSFKTRVRVCGLLIHNNTLLLARHKAAFVDGSFWIPPGGGLEYGEKVKDCLRREFKEETGLIVEVARFLYLHEFLKPPLHAIELFFEVKLVSGELLMGSDPEHSLEAQLLEEVRFLSVRDMFALQREELHPVLHGLVNMDDLFIPRFDFLS
- a CDS encoding PaaI family thioesterase, whose product is MMQTYNPQFRDTVKEKLQRQFYMHLLGFEIDTIEIGRVEGHLAMEEKHKQHKGFAHGGVTATLADIVMGFAAVTLVPADHHVVTVDLRVSYLNPGLGTKLIAKGWVIKQGRKLNFCEAEIYSEGDQGQQILIAKASATMATLHPEDSKPQH